One Sediminibacillus dalangtanensis genomic region harbors:
- a CDS encoding DUF294 nucleotidyltransferase-like domain-containing protein — protein MKTYREMKVNRKCLPAAAVNHQKLNAYHDQLMAQTVQFAMEKVRGELGDPPAPFAFFLMGSAGRFEQSVWSDQDHGIIFAGDDTCKSYFLRAGTEITDALELVGYERCDGEVMASNPLWCKSVEDWHQQITDWMTEASWQSLRHFSTFFDSRVLIGDAGYLTELKKTAFSILEKQPALYQRLIDNVDFYKKGIGIFGQLLPEQQGEQSGTIHLKQKAFFPYVNALRLLALKNKIFAPSTLSRFRQLPEEYHSLQTYEKDFKALLEFRLKFRREAKTYKEVHLIPIQDLNKQEKQELKSMMRKGYKLFSKTKTKIEEACPK, from the coding sequence GTGAAAACCTATCGGGAAATGAAGGTTAATCGTAAGTGCCTTCCGGCGGCTGCGGTAAATCATCAAAAACTGAATGCATACCATGATCAGCTGATGGCACAAACCGTACAATTTGCAATGGAAAAAGTCAGAGGAGAGCTGGGGGATCCCCCTGCTCCCTTTGCTTTCTTTTTAATGGGTAGTGCCGGCAGGTTTGAACAATCAGTATGGAGCGATCAAGACCACGGTATTATTTTTGCTGGGGATGATACATGTAAGTCTTATTTTTTAAGGGCAGGAACTGAAATAACGGACGCATTGGAATTGGTTGGTTATGAGCGATGCGATGGAGAAGTAATGGCTTCCAATCCGCTGTGGTGCAAGTCAGTGGAAGACTGGCATCAGCAAATAACAGACTGGATGACAGAAGCCAGCTGGCAGTCCTTGCGTCATTTCTCTACTTTTTTCGATTCGAGGGTATTGATAGGGGATGCTGGCTATTTGACGGAGCTGAAAAAAACCGCTTTTTCCATCCTTGAAAAGCAGCCCGCCCTTTATCAACGTCTGATTGACAACGTGGATTTTTACAAAAAAGGAATCGGTATATTTGGACAGTTGCTTCCTGAACAGCAAGGGGAGCAGTCCGGTACCATCCATTTAAAACAGAAGGCATTTTTTCCGTATGTCAACGCACTTAGGCTTCTGGCTTTAAAGAATAAGATTTTCGCTCCTTCCACCTTATCAAGATTCAGGCAGCTGCCAGAAGAATATCATTCCTTGCAGACATATGAAAAAGACTTCAAAGCACTTCTGGAATTCCGCCTGAAATTTCGCAGAGAGGCAAAGACGTACAAGGAAGTACACCTTATTCCGATTCAGGATTTAAACAAGCAGGAAAAACAGGAGTTAAAAAGCATGATGAGAAAAGGATATAAGCTTTTTTCCAAAACGAAAACCAAAATAGAAGAAGCGTGTCCAAAATGA
- a CDS encoding exonuclease domain-containing protein, with product MIMDQMIQFVKQMSGKLGASPYAALPNQTDPGKMAYMRELQRELKNKDVLEVPLSELSVVVFDLETTGFFPYKGDQILSIGAVKMRGSQLIDNETFYAPVHCETPLTEEVANLTGLTDEVLAEADTIHDVLRGFYQFIKADPLVAHHANHEKQFMKHATWMSLRMNFQHRIIDTSFLTKTVEPEAHLVTLDECCAHFGIEIEHRHHALHDAMAAARLWAAGIEAIQKQGFTNLKEVYAHVASK from the coding sequence ATGATCATGGATCAAATGATTCAATTTGTAAAACAGATGTCGGGTAAGCTTGGGGCAAGTCCTTATGCCGCGCTTCCGAATCAGACAGACCCGGGAAAAATGGCTTACATGCGAGAATTGCAGCGCGAGTTGAAAAACAAAGATGTACTTGAAGTCCCTTTGTCTGAATTAAGTGTGGTTGTCTTTGACTTGGAAACGACTGGTTTTTTTCCGTATAAAGGGGATCAAATCCTTTCCATCGGTGCTGTGAAGATGCGAGGTAGTCAGCTAATCGACAATGAAACGTTTTATGCACCTGTACATTGTGAAACGCCTCTGACTGAAGAAGTGGCGAATCTTACCGGGCTGACCGATGAGGTGCTTGCAGAAGCAGATACCATTCACGATGTTTTAAGAGGATTTTATCAGTTTATCAAAGCTGATCCGTTAGTGGCACATCATGCCAATCATGAAAAACAGTTTATGAAGCATGCAACCTGGATGTCGCTTCGTATGAACTTTCAACACCGGATAATCGATACATCGTTTTTGACGAAAACAGTGGAACCAGAGGCACATTTGGTAACATTGGATGAATGCTGTGCCCATTTCGGAATTGAAATTGAACATCGACACCATGCGCTCCATGATGCCATGGCCGCCGCCCGCCTCTGGGCAGCAGGTATAGAAGCGATTCAAAAACAAGGATTTACCAACCTAAAGGAAGTATATGCACACGTGGCATCCAAATGA
- a CDS encoding S8 family peptidase — protein MKSSLFAGLSLVVSLAIFPSLTDAASAADQLEKSKEAPAPVASVEKGSYQKGEVVVKFKEKAGKSLQSQALKSLDAKVLPDEDKVDSPFKVLQVGNVEAVVKALEKNPNVEYAEPNYTFSATWTPNDTYYRNYQYGPQNTSTDRAWDVTRGSSGQEIAVLDTGVDYNHTDLDSKTIRGYDFVDNDYTPMDLNGHGTHVAGTAAAETNNGAGIAGMAPNTSILAVRVLDANGSGSLADIADGIRYAADYGAEVINLSLGCNCDTQTLENAVNYAWNKGTVVVAAAGNDGVSTTFEPASYNNVIAVGAVDRNDQKASFSNYGTWVDVTAPGVDIAATVPNNGYAYMSGTSMASPHVAGLAGLLAGQGRNNAQIRQAIEQTADPISGTGYYFEHGRINSYDAVNY, from the coding sequence ATGAAAAGTTCATTGTTTGCCGGTTTGTCACTTGTTGTCTCTTTGGCCATTTTTCCATCGCTGACTGACGCAGCATCCGCTGCCGATCAGCTGGAAAAATCAAAAGAAGCCCCAGCTCCGGTAGCATCTGTCGAGAAAGGGAGTTACCAAAAAGGCGAGGTGGTCGTCAAATTTAAGGAGAAAGCAGGAAAATCCTTGCAGAGCCAGGCACTAAAGAGTCTGGATGCAAAAGTCCTTCCTGACGAAGATAAGGTGGACTCCCCTTTCAAAGTGCTGCAAGTCGGCAATGTCGAAGCAGTCGTCAAGGCACTCGAGAAAAACCCGAATGTGGAGTATGCGGAGCCAAATTACACCTTTAGTGCGACCTGGACACCGAATGATACGTATTATCGCAATTATCAATACGGACCACAGAATACCTCCACCGACAGAGCATGGGATGTAACGAGAGGTAGCAGCGGCCAGGAAATAGCTGTTTTGGATACAGGCGTCGATTACAACCATACCGATTTGGACAGCAAAACGATTAGAGGATATGATTTCGTCGACAACGATTACACGCCAATGGACTTGAACGGCCACGGCACGCATGTTGCAGGTACCGCCGCTGCTGAAACAAACAACGGAGCCGGTATCGCTGGTATGGCGCCAAATACATCCATTCTTGCCGTCCGTGTTCTCGATGCCAACGGAAGTGGTTCGCTAGCTGACATCGCAGATGGCATTCGCTATGCTGCCGATTATGGCGCAGAAGTCATCAACTTATCGCTGGGATGCAACTGTGATACACAAACATTGGAAAATGCAGTGAATTATGCTTGGAACAAAGGAACAGTTGTTGTTGCAGCAGCTGGAAACGATGGCGTCTCCACTACTTTTGAACCTGCTTCTTACAATAATGTCATCGCGGTCGGAGCGGTCGACCGAAACGATCAGAAGGCATCCTTCTCCAATTACGGAACCTGGGTGGATGTAACCGCACCAGGGGTTGATATTGCCGCCACTGTTCCTAACAATGGATATGCTTACATGTCCGGAACTTCGATGGCCTCCCCTCACGTGGCTGGTCTTGCCGGGTTACTGGCTGGACAAGGAAGAAACAATGCCCAGATCCGGCAGGCCATCGAACAGACAGCTGATCCGATCAGCGGAACCGGTTACTATTTCGAGCATGGCAGAATCAATTCCTATGATGCTGTTAATTATTAA
- a CDS encoding PH domain-containing protein, with product MFKKVASDALGLSDIGSVITPEDYDKTDADDYVMHEDGEKIYFLIKSKSDEYCFTNKALIHLDGTSATSKKKTLHRYSYYAKDVSNVALETAGTIDLDVEIKFTLGGTAFSIDVHKKFIAEIKDLYKTLLKMEEITEDNQQYLDYAKQSLELASATLNQSRSSEARISEEFNDINNAAFDWLKKQKQLYTRKDYGEVFELFINQ from the coding sequence ATGTTTAAAAAGGTAGCTTCAGATGCGCTTGGATTAAGTGATATCGGGAGTGTGATCACACCGGAAGATTATGATAAAACGGATGCTGACGACTATGTCATGCATGAAGATGGAGAAAAAATTTACTTTCTGATCAAATCGAAGTCAGATGAGTATTGTTTCACAAACAAAGCGTTGATTCACTTAGATGGTACGAGCGCCACCAGCAAGAAGAAGACATTGCATCGATATAGCTACTATGCAAAGGATGTCTCGAACGTCGCGCTTGAAACAGCCGGTACAATCGATTTAGATGTAGAAATCAAGTTCACGCTGGGCGGGACTGCATTTTCGATCGATGTACATAAAAAATTCATCGCTGAAATCAAGGATTTATACAAGACACTTCTCAAAATGGAAGAAATCACGGAGGACAACCAACAGTACCTGGATTATGCGAAGCAAAGTTTGGAACTGGCTTCTGCGACGCTTAACCAAAGCAGAAGCAGTGAGGCTCGTATATCGGAAGAATTCAACGATATCAATAACGCAGCATTTGACTGGCTGAAAAAACAAAAGCAACTTTATACAAGAAAGGACTACGGAGAAGTTTTTGAGCTGTTTATCAATCAATGA
- a CDS encoding ammonium transporter: MDPIFLMNNVWIMVSGVLVFLMLGGFILLEAGSTRMKNAGHIAGKTVFTVGITSLVFWAVGWGFIYGSEGTLIGFGDFFFGDATTMGEGLAGSTDFFFQMAFACIAMTVAFGGFAERAKLSAYVVFAVLFSALVYPVVAHWIWGGGWLADHGKQDFAGSTVVHLTGAMAALAATIILKPRIGKYNKNGSSNDIAGHNQVYTALGVLILWIGWFGFNAGSTLEVADAFFGYVALNTQLAAGAGAIGAMLIVWAVTGKADVPTTLNGALAGLVAITASCAFVEPWAAVVIGFIGGLIVFLSMKFFDKAKIDDPIFALSVHGTVGVWGTLSNGLFATPELASVGRPGLFYGGGFEQLGVQIMGVVTSGLYAFVVAFILLKIMDKAMGGLRVSEEEEIVGLDLSEHGSYGYPENLPQTDKNTKATGA; encoded by the coding sequence ATGGATCCTATTTTTTTAATGAATAATGTTTGGATCATGGTTAGCGGAGTACTCGTGTTTTTAATGCTTGGAGGGTTTATCTTACTGGAAGCAGGCTCGACCCGGATGAAGAATGCCGGTCATATTGCAGGAAAGACAGTATTCACTGTCGGAATCACCTCGTTGGTATTCTGGGCTGTCGGCTGGGGCTTCATCTATGGAAGTGAGGGAACTTTAATCGGATTTGGCGATTTCTTTTTTGGTGATGCCACTACCATGGGCGAGGGATTAGCCGGTTCTACCGACTTCTTCTTCCAAATGGCATTTGCTTGTATCGCAATGACTGTTGCTTTTGGCGGGTTTGCGGAAAGAGCGAAATTATCTGCTTATGTAGTATTTGCTGTTCTGTTCTCGGCGCTTGTTTACCCGGTCGTTGCCCACTGGATTTGGGGCGGCGGCTGGCTGGCGGATCATGGGAAACAGGATTTTGCCGGATCGACAGTTGTCCATTTGACTGGCGCGATGGCTGCACTTGCTGCAACCATTATTTTGAAGCCAAGAATCGGTAAGTATAACAAAAATGGTTCTTCTAATGATATTGCCGGACATAATCAGGTTTATACCGCTTTAGGCGTATTGATTCTCTGGATCGGCTGGTTTGGATTCAACGCAGGTAGTACACTGGAAGTAGCAGATGCATTCTTCGGTTATGTAGCATTGAATACGCAATTGGCTGCAGGTGCCGGTGCTATCGGTGCAATGCTTATCGTATGGGCAGTCACAGGAAAAGCGGATGTGCCTACCACCTTGAATGGTGCACTCGCAGGCCTTGTTGCCATCACGGCATCTTGTGCATTCGTGGAACCTTGGGCAGCGGTCGTCATCGGATTTATCGGCGGATTGATTGTTTTCTTGAGCATGAAGTTTTTCGATAAAGCAAAAATCGACGACCCAATCTTCGCATTGTCTGTCCACGGTACAGTTGGTGTATGGGGAACGTTGTCCAATGGTTTATTCGCGACGCCGGAACTGGCAAGTGTCGGTCGTCCAGGGTTATTCTATGGCGGCGGCTTTGAACAGCTGGGAGTCCAAATCATGGGGGTTGTTACAAGTGGACTGTATGCCTTTGTGGTTGCCTTCATCCTGTTAAAAATCATGGATAAAGCCATGGGCGGTCTCCGCGTTTCGGAAGAAGAAGAAATTGTCGGCCTTGACTTGAGCGAGCATGGCAGCTATGGTTATCCTGAAAACTTGCCACAGACAGATAAAAATACAAAAGCAACTGGAGCGTAA
- a CDS encoding methyl-accepting chemotaxis protein — translation MKKKNISNRSVSLKNRLIIAFLGVLLIPSIIIAISSYMSAANKVESQMVQNAEKNVDLVSQTVDQFVSAQQENIDYLSNAIQAADIENDSDARTRELLDTIQDSKADVEQTFIGTETGQFMNSPTSFKNPPDYDPRERPWYQQAMEDKGNVIVTDPYVSKSSEQVVVTLAKATADNQGVVAVNLELGSLTDMTNQVSIGKEGYLFLLDGTNHYISHPTNEAGSEATEDFFQDIQANESGSFDYSFEGEQKKLAFATSDVTGWKVVGTMYQSEVTSAVMPILITTIIVIAIAILLGGAVIFFIIRSINKPISDLVNAADRISDGDLSVNVDVQRNDELGKLGEAFNKMRDNLSNVILQVREKASGLAASSEQLNASTEQNTSATEQISSSIQEVASGMDSQSSRIVESTQMAEEMSKSIQQIAESSNEVSSTTASASSAVKEGNKAIETTVGQMEYIKQTVNELSGSIQGLGSHSKEISKIVDVITDIAEQTNLLALNAAIEAARAGEHGKGFAVVADEVRKLAEQSAQSTDQIRQMIGTIQTETSNAVESMKSGTEEVEKGITVVHHAGESFTEITGFVTTVSQQIEQVTSKIQEIASGTEQFVSTFEEVAKVADFTSDGAQNVSASTEEQLASMEEISGSATSLSQMAEELQDLVKQFKI, via the coding sequence ATGAAAAAGAAAAACATTAGCAATCGGTCCGTTAGTTTAAAAAATAGATTGATCATTGCTTTTCTAGGAGTGCTTTTAATTCCGAGTATCATCATCGCAATCAGCTCTTACATGAGCGCCGCAAACAAAGTGGAAAGCCAAATGGTACAAAACGCAGAAAAGAATGTCGATCTTGTCAGTCAGACGGTAGACCAATTCGTATCCGCCCAGCAGGAAAACATCGATTACTTATCCAACGCGATTCAAGCTGCCGACATTGAAAACGACAGTGATGCCCGAACTCGCGAATTACTGGATACCATCCAGGATTCCAAGGCAGACGTGGAGCAGACTTTTATTGGTACCGAGACAGGACAATTCATGAATTCACCGACATCCTTCAAAAATCCGCCTGACTACGATCCGCGCGAACGACCGTGGTACCAGCAGGCAATGGAGGACAAGGGCAATGTCATCGTGACCGATCCATACGTTTCAAAGTCTTCCGAGCAGGTAGTGGTGACATTGGCAAAGGCAACTGCCGATAACCAGGGTGTCGTAGCAGTCAATCTGGAACTGGGCAGTCTTACCGATATGACAAACCAGGTCTCGATTGGAAAAGAAGGCTACTTATTTTTACTGGATGGCACCAACCATTATATTAGCCATCCGACCAATGAAGCGGGTTCTGAAGCAACGGAAGATTTTTTCCAAGATATCCAGGCTAATGAATCAGGGAGTTTTGATTATAGTTTCGAAGGGGAACAGAAGAAGCTTGCCTTTGCGACAAGTGACGTGACAGGCTGGAAAGTGGTCGGCACCATGTACCAGAGCGAAGTCACATCTGCAGTAATGCCAATCCTGATTACTACCATCATCGTCATCGCCATCGCAATCTTACTCGGAGGAGCAGTCATTTTCTTTATTATTCGCTCCATTAATAAACCGATCAGCGATCTTGTCAACGCAGCGGATCGTATCAGTGACGGAGACCTCAGTGTCAATGTCGATGTCCAGCGCAATGATGAACTAGGTAAACTTGGCGAAGCGTTCAACAAAATGCGTGACAACCTTAGCAATGTCATCTTACAAGTCCGTGAAAAAGCTAGCGGCCTGGCAGCTTCTTCTGAGCAGTTGAACGCCAGCACGGAACAAAACACGTCCGCCACCGAGCAGATTTCTTCCTCCATCCAGGAAGTGGCTTCCGGAATGGACAGCCAATCTTCACGGATTGTCGAAAGTACGCAAATGGCAGAGGAAATGTCCAAATCGATCCAGCAAATTGCAGAGAGCTCAAATGAAGTCTCGTCTACGACAGCCAGTGCTTCTTCTGCTGTTAAAGAAGGAAACAAAGCAATCGAAACTACTGTCGGGCAAATGGAATATATCAAGCAAACAGTCAACGAACTATCCGGCAGTATTCAAGGGCTTGGCAGTCATTCCAAGGAAATCAGCAAAATTGTCGATGTCATCACCGATATCGCCGAACAAACCAATCTGCTGGCATTAAATGCTGCTATTGAAGCAGCACGGGCCGGCGAACACGGCAAAGGATTTGCGGTCGTTGCTGATGAAGTGCGGAAATTAGCTGAACAATCGGCACAATCGACAGACCAAATCCGTCAAATGATCGGGACGATTCAAACGGAAACATCGAATGCGGTGGAATCAATGAAATCTGGTACGGAGGAAGTGGAAAAAGGAATTACCGTCGTTCACCATGCTGGCGAATCCTTCACTGAAATTACTGGGTTTGTCACCACTGTTTCCCAGCAAATCGAACAAGTAACTTCTAAAATCCAGGAAATCGCTTCTGGTACAGAGCAATTTGTCAGCACATTTGAAGAAGTAGCCAAGGTTGCAGATTTCACTTCAGACGGTGCCCAAAATGTGTCTGCTTCGACAGAAGAACAGCTGGCATCCATGGAGGAGATCAGCGGATCCGCCACTTCCCTGTCACAAATGGCAGAAGAACTGCAAGACCTGGTCAAACAATTCAAAATTTAA
- a CDS encoding MerR family transcriptional regulator: MNHDIPDDVAAFPMRVVKDLTSLSARQIRYYEKHGLIKPARNEANRRVYTMKDINRLKKVKELIDKGINIAGIKAMLKS, from the coding sequence TTGAACCACGACATTCCTGACGATGTAGCTGCTTTCCCGATGCGTGTAGTAAAGGATCTAACAAGTCTGTCCGCCAGGCAAATTCGTTATTATGAAAAACACGGGCTGATTAAGCCTGCCAGAAATGAGGCAAATAGAAGAGTATATACCATGAAGGACATTAACAGGCTGAAAAAAGTGAAGGAACTAATCGATAAAGGGATCAATATTGCCGGAATTAAGGCAATGCTTAAATCTTGA